Within the Thermovenabulum gondwanense genome, the region ACCCTTTCTACTTCGGGATTTACTTTTAACAGGTTCTTCGGAGGTTCTTCTTCTATCTGGAATTTGTTTACTCCTACTACTATCCTCCTGCCGGATTCTATTTCCTGCTGATATCTGTAAGCGCTGTCCTGTATCTCCTGCTGCATATAACCTTTCTCAATTGCTTTGGGTGAACCGCCTAATTCATCGATTTTTTGGATATACTCCATAGCCTTCTTTTCAATTGTATCCGTCAGGTATTCTATATAATAAGAACCGGCTAAAGGATCAATGGTTTCCGTTACTCCGCTTTCATAAGCTATAATCTGTTGAGTTCTTAAGGCAATTCTTACTGAATCCTCGGTCGGTAGGGCTAAGGCTTCGTCTCTGGAATTGGTATGCAGTGACTGGGTTCCGCCTAATACCGCCGCTAATGCCTGCAGTGTTACTCGAACAATGTTGTTATCCGGCTGCTGTGCTGTCAGTGTGGATCCCGCTGTCTGGGTATGGAATCTGAGCATCATTGAACGAGGATCCTTGGCGTTAAACCTTTCCTTCATAATCTTCGCCCATAATCTCCGTGCAGCTCTGAATTTTGCTACTTCTTCTAATAGGTCGTTATGGGCATTGAAGAAGAAGGAAAGCCTTGGGGCAAATTCATCCACATCAAGCCCTGCCTTTATAGCAGCTTCTACATAAGCTATTCCGTTTGCAAGAGTAAAGGCCACTTCCTGTACCGCAGTTGCTCCTGCTTCCCTAATATGATATCCGCTTATACTAATGGTGTTCCATTTTGGAACGTGTTTTGAACAAAATTCAAATATATTGGTGATTAGTCTCATCGAAGGCTCCGGTGGGAATATATACGTCCCCCTTGCTATGTATTCCTTTAAAATATCATTTTGAATGGTGCCGGATAATTTATCGGAACCTACGCCCTGTTTTTCCGCAACGGCAATATACATGGCAAGTAGTATTGATGCCGGTGCGTTAATCGTCATGGATGTGCTTACCTGATCAAGGGGTATTCCGTTAAAAAGTATTTCCATATCTTCTAAGGAGTCTATGGCTACTCCTACTTTGCCAACTTCTCCCTGGGCAAATGGATGGTCGGAATCATATCCGATTTGAGTGGGAAGGTCGAAGGCTACGCTTAAACCCGTCTGCCCCTGGGAAAGTAAATATTTATACCTTTCATT harbors:
- a CDS encoding methylmalonyl-CoA mutase family protein, with translation MEAEQKRWEDTTLKKTIAKAPERYEKFYTGSNIEVERLYTPLDVQNTDYINDLGFPGEYPFTRGIQPTMYRGRFWTMRQYAGFGTAEESNERYKYLLSQGQTGLSVAFDLPTQIGYDSDHPFAQGEVGKVGVAIDSLEDMEILFNGIPLDQVSTSMTINAPASILLAMYIAVAEKQGVGSDKLSGTIQNDILKEYIARGTYIFPPEPSMRLITNIFEFCSKHVPKWNTISISGYHIREAGATAVQEVAFTLANGIAYVEAAIKAGLDVDEFAPRLSFFFNAHNDLLEEVAKFRAARRLWAKIMKERFNAKDPRSMMLRFHTQTAGSTLTAQQPDNNIVRVTLQALAAVLGGTQSLHTNSRDEALALPTEDSVRIALRTQQIIAYESGVTETIDPLAGSYYIEYLTDTIEKKAMEYIQKIDELGGSPKAIEKGYMQQEIQDSAYRYQQEIESGRRIVVGVNKFQIEEEPPKNLLKVNPEVERVQRRKLENLRARRDNIAVKNALSILEEKAKTSENLMPYILDCVRTYATLGEICDTLRKVFGEYKATVTF